The following proteins are encoded in a genomic region of Nycticebus coucang isolate mNycCou1 chromosome 17, mNycCou1.pri, whole genome shotgun sequence:
- the YIPF5 gene encoding protein YIPF5 has translation MSGFENLNTDFYQTSYSIDDQSQQSYDYGGSGGPYSKQYTGYDYAQQGRFVPPDMMQPQQPYTGQIFQPTQTYTPSPQPFYGNNFEDEPPLLEELGINFDHIWQKTLTVLHPLKVADGSIMNETDLAGPVVFCLAFGATLLLAGKIQFGYVYGISAIGCLGMFCLLNLMSMTGVSFGCVASVLGYCLLPMILLSSFAVIFSLQGMVGIILTAGIIGWCSFSASKIFISALAMEGQQLLVAYPCALLYGVFALISIF, from the exons ATGTCAGGCTTTGAAAACTTAAACACGGATTTCTACCAGACAAGTTACAGCATCGATGACCAATCACAACAGTCCTATGATTATGGAGGAAGTGGAGGACCCTATAGCAA ACAGTATACCGGCTATGACTACGCTCAGCAAGGCCGATTTGTCCCACCAGACATGATGCAGCCACAGCAGCCATACACTGGGCAGATTTTCCAGCCAACTCAGACATATACTCCCTCACCTCAGCCATTCTATGGAAACAACTTTGAGGATGAGCCACCTTTATTAGAAG aGTTAGGTATCAATTTTGACCACATCTGGCAAAAAACACTAACAGTGTTACATCCATTAAAAGTGGCAGATGGCAGCATCATGAACGAAACTGATTTGGCAGGACCAGTGGTTTTTTGCCTTGCCTTTGGAGCCACATTATTGCTG GCTGGCAAAATCCAGTTTGGCTATGTATATGGGATCAGTGCAATTGGATGTTTAGGAATGTTTTGTTTATTGAACTTAATGAGTATGACAGGTGTTTCATTTGGTTGTGTGGCAAGCGTCCTTGGATATTGTCTTCTTCCCATGATCCTACTTTCCAGTTTTGCAGTCATATTTTCTTTGCA AGGAATGGTAGGAATCATTCTCACTGCTGGAATTATTGGCTGGTGTAGTTTTTCTGcttccaaaatttttatttctgcattaGCCATGGAAGGACAGCAACTTTTAGTAGCATATCCTTGTGCTTTGTTATATGGAGTCTTTGCCCTAATTTCCATCTTTTGA